Within Sorangiineae bacterium MSr11367, the genomic segment GGATGGACCAGTTCGGTCATCCTCGTATTGACCGTCGCTAAACAAGTTCACAAGCAATGGCGTGAGGGGGCGAGCGACGGCGTGTCGGTCTGGCTGTTCATCGGCCAGCTGTCCGCTTCTTCCGGCTTTCTCATCTACAGCTATTTAGTCCGTAACTGGGTATTCGTAGTCACCAACGTGCTCATGCTAGCCAATACGTTCGCCGGTTTATACATCCTCGCGCATCATCGCCGCCGGGAGGCCGCACGAAAAACTCCAGGGCGCGCGCCACAGCGAGGTGTCATGGCGGCACCATTCAAAGGCACATCGGCTTAGAACCGTCTTCCACTCTTTATATATGACGTTTCGGTCCATGCTAGGAGGTAAGCGACGATGTCGGACGACAAATCCAAGGTGGGAATGCCGGATCGCTTTCGGGTCGCGGCTGAAGAAAAGTGGGAAGTCGACTATTTAGTCAAGAAATTTGGTGTCTCGGTCGACGATGTTCGACGGGCCGTCGCCAAAGTTGGAAACAGCCGCTCGGCGGTCGAGGCTGAACTGGTAAGGCTCAAGGGCCAGCCTCGCGATCCGGCGACAGGAGCGAGCCTACGGTGACGGCGAGAGCGGGGTTTGCTCCGCCCGCCTTGCCGGTTCTTTCGCTTTGACCCGAGCCTTATAATGCGAAAATCTTATAAACGTGTTCGCTCAAGGTGGTGGGTAAGCACGGCTTCGTCAAAACGACATCAAACTCAGCGTACCGATCCTCTTCACCTGAATGCGCGGTGAGCGCGATGATGGGCGTATGCGAGGTGCGCTCGTCGCGTCGAAGAACACGCATCGCGGTGGTACCGTCGAGAACGGGAAGCCACAAATCCATGACGATGATGTCGGGTCCTTCGCCGAACGCTCTCTCCAGTGCTTGCACCCCAACGGCCGCCTCGACCACGCGAAACCCTGCCAGCTTCAGAGACATTGCGTAAAGCGCCCGCGTATCGCGATGGTCATCGACCAGTAAGACACACCGCCTGCTGGCCAGGCCCGGCCGTGCGCGAGCATGCGACGCACGGTGTGGCGTTGATGCGATGATCAGGCGCGTGGGCAAACTCGATACGTCATCCGTGCCGGCGAGGGCGTCGAGCCTCTTAGAGCGAAGAATGTTAGCCATGATGAGTTGACCCTCCTTTCGAAGTACGGGCGGGTCACTGCTTGTTGACGGGGTGCAAGCCTCGAGCCTTTGCGGAGGTCGGCTATGAACCTGAAAGAAATCTGAACAACAAATTATCGCTGATTGGCGCCGGCCTCGCAGAAGACTTCGGCGTCGCACCATGTTGACCGCGTCGTGAAGGCACGGTCGCTGCATCCGCCACGACGAACAAAGAACAACGACGCGTGCGGCTGGCGCGCAGAAAGGAACATGAAATGGCTCAAAACAATCAGAACTCGAACCAAGGGACCAGCAATCGCGGGTTTGCCTCGATGGATGAGCAGAAGCAGCGCGACATAGCGAGCAAAGGCGGCCAGGCTGCTCACGAGAAGGGCACCGCGCACGAGTTCACCAGCGAGGAGGCTCGCGAGGCGGGTCGCAAGGGCGGCGAAGCGGTGAGCCAGGACCGTCAGCATATGGCCGACATTGGCCGTAAAGGAGGCGAGGCACGCGGTGGCAACCAACAAGGCTCACAGCAGGGCGGCTCGCACCAAGGCCAAGGAGGTAATCAGCAAGGGCAGCGTGGTGGCTCCTCGGAGCAACACGCGAAAGCTGGCTCCCAAAGCCATAAGAATAGCTGAGTAACCTTTCGCCCCAGCGTTGCAGCGCGGGATCCCTTCAACGTTTCGCCTGGCGGGCGATGGATGCCGCGCTCAACGCCAAACCGAGAGAGCGACTCGTCGAAGTGAATCGCGCCTTCGTTCCGAGCAGGCCTCGGTGCGATAGGAGATTAGGCGTGCGATTCGCTTCGATGGAGTCGACTGCCGTGAGGTGGGAAGTCCGCCGATAGAGCCAAGAATCGAATAAGGAAGGTACACTGCCCATGCCCTCATTACCGCAAACGGACCCTCCGAAGCCGCGTCCAGACCAAGGAAAGCCAGCGGGGCCACCGCTCGAAGTCCCCTTTCCGGCGCAGCCCAACGAGCAGCCCATTCACCGACCGATACCCGAACAACCTATCCACGCGCCCATTCCTACGCGTGCAATCGAGATCCGCTAATAACATATACTGCTCGATAAGAATGTCTTTTTCGTCGTCGCGCACCGCCCGCAGAAAGGTCCGACGAAGAACACGACCGATAAAAGGTGATGATGCACCGGAAAACGGTTTGCATTTCAATTGTCGGCCCGGTCTCACTCCTGATTCAACTTGACTCATCCGATGCATGGGCCATTCGGCCGTTGATCACGGACGACGCGCGGGTGGTGGGCGAGCGTGCCGCGCAGGTGGAGACGTGGTTTCGGGTGGATGAAGGCGGCCCGCAGCACTGGACGGTCTTCGCTGTTGGGCCATTGAAGCCACTGGAGCTGTCGGCCGGTGGCTTCTACGGAAGTGACGGGCGACACTTCACGGTAGCTGCACCGACCCTCCAGATCAAAGCGCTCGCCTTGGAGCCGAAGGCGGGCGCGATCATCCCCGGGCTGGCGGTGGTGGGCGGCGTATTCGGGCCGCTTGGAACAGGGCCTCTCCAGGTGCGCGGATGGGACTCGTTTGGGTACCTGGCGCTGACGGAGTCGCTCGATCTCGACGACCGCGTTCTCGTTCACCAAAACCTCGGCGTCTTCACGGCGCATGATTCAGCACTCGGCGGGCGTCACGTTTTCGTGACCTGGGGTGTCGGCACCCAAGTCCGCGTAGCGGGCGGCTTTCACGCGGTTGGAGAGATCTTCTCAGGCGATCCTTACTCGGACGCACCGGGCGGTGCGTTTCAGGCGGGGATCCGACAATATGTCTCGAATCATGTACAGGTCGATGCGACCGTGGGCGACGGCTTCTTCGGCGAAAAGTTGGTTCCAATATGGGGATCGATCGGACTACGCATCGCTAGCGATCCAAACTTTTGGTGAGCAACCGAAGCGCAGGCGGGGCAATTGGCTGGGCGACGAGCGAGAACAACCAT encodes:
- a CDS encoding DUF3606 domain-containing protein, with amino-acid sequence MSDDKSKVGMPDRFRVAAEEKWEVDYLVKKFGVSVDDVRRAVAKVGNSRSAVEAELVRLKGQPRDPATGASLR
- a CDS encoding response regulator, whose amino-acid sequence is MANILRSKRLDALAGTDDVSSLPTRLIIASTPHRASHARARPGLASRRCVLLVDDHRDTRALYAMSLKLAGFRVVEAAVGVQALERAFGEGPDIIVMDLWLPVLDGTTAMRVLRRDERTSHTPIIALTAHSGEEDRYAEFDVVLTKPCLPTTLSEHVYKIFAL
- a CDS encoding stress-induced protein; its protein translation is MDEQKQRDIASKGGQAAHEKGTAHEFTSEEAREAGRKGGEAVSQDRQHMADIGRKGGEARGGNQQGSQQGGSHQGQGGNQQGQRGGSSEQHAKAGSQSHKNS